A region of Sesamum indicum cultivar Zhongzhi No. 13 linkage group LG7, S_indicum_v1.0, whole genome shotgun sequence DNA encodes the following proteins:
- the LOC105165939 gene encoding phospho-2-dehydro-3-deoxyheptonate aldolase 1, chloroplastic: MALSAHNTLFPNKSSLLPQTQSLLHAAPSSLTLRSTAKPISAVHAADSSNPTPIVPAAASTSAASTATVETKATPKKWALDSWKSKKALQLPEYPNAEDLESVLRTLDAFPPIVFAGEARSLEERLGEAAMGNAFLLQGGDCAESFKEFNANNIRDTFRILLQMGAVLMFGGQMPVIKVGRMAGQFAKPRSDPFEENNGVKLPSYRGDNVNGDAFDAKSRIPDPQRMIRAYCQSAATLNLLRAFATGGYAAMQRVTQWNLDFTEHSEQGDRYRELAHRVDEALGFMQAAGLTMDHPVMKTTEFWTSHECLLLPYEQSLTRLDSTSGLYYDCSAHFLWVGERTRQLDGAHVEFLRGIANPLGIKVSDKMDPNELIKLIEILNPRNTPGRITIITRMGAENMRVKLPHLIRAVRRAGQIVTWVSDPMHGNTIKAPCGLKTRPFDSIRAEVRAFFDVHEQEGSHPGGVHLEMTGQNVTECIGGSQTVTFDDLSSRYHTHCDPRLNASQSLELAFIIAERLRKRRLGSQRALGY, from the exons ATGGCTCTCAGCGCCCACAACACTCTTTTTCCCAACAAgtcttctcttcttcctcaGACCCAATCTCTTCTCCACGCCGCTCCTTCCTCGCTCACGCTGAGATCCACCGCCAAACCCATTTCAGCCGTGCACGCTGCCGATTCTTCCAATCCTACCCCCATTGTCCCCGCAGCCGCCTCTACGTCAGCCGCCTCCACGGCAACGGTAGAAACGAAGGCGACTCCTAAGAAATGGGCATTAGACAGCTGGAAATCGAAGAAGGCGCTTCAGTTGCCGGAGTATCCAAATGCGGAGGATCTCGAGTCGGTGCTGAGGACTCTCGACGCTTTTCCTCCGATTGTGTTCGCCGGAGAGGCCCGGAGCCTGGAGGAACGCCTCGGTGAGGCCGCAATGGGGAACGCTTTCCTCCTGCAAGGTGGGGACTGCGCGGAAAGCTTCAAGGAGTTTAATGCCAATAACATTAGAGACACTTTCAGGATCCTCCTCCAAATGGGCGCTGTTCTGATGTTTGGTGGTCAGATGCCTGTCATCAAG GTAGGAAGAATGGCCGGTCAGTTTGCGAAGCCGAGGTCAGATCCATTTGAAGAGAATAATGGTGTGAAGTTGCCGAGTTACAGGGGAGACAATGTAAATGGAGATGCGTTTGATGCAAAGTCGAGGATCCCTGATCCTCAGAGGATGATCAGGGCCTATTGTCAATCTGCTGCTACTCTGAATCTCTTGAGGGCGTTCGCCACTGGAGGATATGCCGCAATGCAGAGGGTTACTCAGTGGAACTTAGACTTCACAGAGCATAGCGAGCAGGGTGATAG GTACCGGGAACTAGCTCATCGAGTTGATGAGGCCCTAGGATTTATGCAAGCTGCTGGACTTACAATGGATCATCCTGTCATGAAGACTACCGAGTTTTGGACATCCCATGAATGCTTGCTCTTGCCTTATGAGCAATCACTCACTCGACTTGATTCCACTTCTGGCCTGTATTATGACTGTTCGGCACATTTCCTTTGGGTTGGAGAAAGAACAAGACAATTGGATGGAGCCCATGTTGAATTCCTCAGAGGAATTGCCAATCCCCTTGGTATTAAG GTGAGTGATAAGATGGATCCAAATGAACTTATCAAACTCATTGAGATTTTGAATCCTCGAAACACACCAGGAAGAATTACCATCATTACAAGAATGGGTGCAGAGAACATGAGGGTGAAGCTTCCTCATTTGATCAGGGCAGTCCGCAGGGCAGGGCAGATTGTCACCTGGGTCTCCGATCCTATGCATGGAAACACCATCAAAGCTCCTTGTGGTCTAAAAACTCGCCCCTTCGATTCTATCAGG GCGGAAGTGAGAGCATTCTTTGACGTGCATGAGCAAGAGGGAAGCCACCCAGGAGGAGTGCATTTGGAGATGACAGGGCAAAATGTTACAGAGTGCATTGGAGGATCACAGACTGTAACATTTGACGACCTGAGCTCCCGCTACCACACCCACTGTGATCCTAGGCTTAATGCCTCACAATCTCTGGAGCTTGCGTTTATTATTGCTGAGCGCCTTCGAAAGAGGAGGCTCGGTTCTCAGAGGGCATTGGGATATTAA